From the genome of Bombus vancouverensis nearcticus chromosome 4, iyBomVanc1_principal, whole genome shotgun sequence:
AGAAAAATCAGCATTTTATACGCTTCATTCTAATCATACATTAATCGATACTAAACGACATAGACTTGAatcgtttaaatatttcaaatcaaACATTTGTTTAGTCGCATCTTTAGTCACATTACGACCATTTGAAACGATCTTCTTATTTCAAGAAAcagaaagaagataaaaaaaatcaGTAGTcaagaatatttgaaattctgaaATATAATGTACCGCgaaaaataaaacatatattacTTGCAAAAAAAGATCGTTTTGCATTATTAACGGTCGACATTACTCTATTTCGTATGTTTTCTTTATAATATGACTATAAGTCGCATTGGTCATTCCATACACCTGAAATTTTAGATCAAAGAAGTATTACTAATGGATGTCTGTATTCTCGCCACAATGTAGTACATCTTGCTCTGGTTATTTAGATGCCTGGAATGACTTTGCGTAAAGCGTAACACAGTTGTTTACTTTAACTAATTCGCAATGGGAAAAATCTCCGTACTTAATAGCAAGGATTTGTTTCAACATAAATGTGTTTCCACGCTCAACGTTTGAACACTTTACAAGAACAGTGTTTATCATTGCGAATTAGTCAAATTCTACAGTGCCGGACGATGTCAACAATTGAATGCCAACAGAACTGCGTGTATTCGTACATTACAATACAAACACGACGTGTTCATATTCCCGGCATTCTTTCTCATTCtttgtttttataaatatcgtaaaatagAAGTTGTGAATTCGAATCAATACAAACTTCATGGATGTTCAATTGATACGCATCATATTCGTAGATGCGAATGAATATTCACGGGATTCTCATGGTCGATTCAACAATACGTGAATGATAtggttaaataattataaattggaAATTGAGGTGGTGACATTACCTGGGCCGTTACTCACCTACAGGCAACGAACCTGTTATGGGAGTAGGTGACGATGATACCATGTTTAATCGACCTTGATCTTTTACTATTGGATCTAAAGTGAAAgagaatggaaaaataaaaatgaaactatCGGTTTTTCGAAGTATCACATCATTCATATTTTCTGTTAAAATTTATAGcgcaaaatttaaatatacttcATAATACTTACAAAAATAAGGATGTTCCATAGCTTCGCGTGCAGTAAGTCTTTCGTAATGATCATAACGCAAAAGTTTGTCAAGGAAATCAAGGCTTTCGTGCGATACCAAATGTTGATTCTCTGAATGCATAAAACGTTCCCAGCGTTTACGTGAATGTCGACCTAAAATATCATTGAAACGAGGATCCAATTCAATATGGTACTTTTCAAGATATTCAAATAATTCCTCAGTCCCGAGAACTTTTGCAATTCTCACTAGTTGGTCATAATTATCGTGTCCATGAAAAAACGGTTCTTTCCTGAATATCATACTTGCAAGCATGCATCCAAGGGACCACATATCTAATGAATAATCATACATCTgcaatacagaagaagaagccATATTATCCATAAATTACTTATAACATACAGTTAAAGATATGAGAAATTGCACACAAACCTGATAATCTACAAGTAATTCTGGACCTTTAAAATAACGCGAAGCTACTCGTACATTGTATTCTTGACCTGGATGGTAAAACTCTGCTAGACCCCAATCAATTAACCGTAACTTCCGATTTTCATGATCTATCATAACATTGTGCGGTTTGACGTCCCTATGCATTATTCCCATACTATGGCAATAATCCAATGCCTAAACAGAAATAGGAGACGACCATTTCTTGTACATTATTAATGattttctctttcgttttacaTCTTATTCAACCACAGATGCAAAATGGATCAAACACTATCGACACATTACTTACTTAAATATTCATGAGTccgaaaatttttaaaatttctgaAACTAAGGATTTTTTTTATATGCTTTGACTAATAAGAAAGAACAATTTCAGTATTTTTATAGAAAGGCACTACATCATATTTTCATTTGGTATATTCACTTTTAACCCTTTTGAGATAAGATACttctaaaattattatattttattgtacttCATGATTAGAATAAACTAATAAAAAgcataagaaagaaagaaacatagaaaatttatatatgCAAGTTTATAACTGTTTAAAtacttaaatttcaaatatcataACATTGAAAGAGTAAAGATATAGTTATaagcaaaataaaaatataaagataaaataaatttcatatgaagtatttttttatctaaaaatacTAATACTAAATAAAACAATGGTAATagagggaaaaaatgaatttgtataaataaaatattttcgaacTCTTCCTTGAACCTATGATATACACCTACATCTATCAAAATAATAATCTCGAAGATTCACATTGGACTGTTCCATTGCACTTAACAATACACGCACTTTTAATAATTCGTAGAGGTAGTATCTTATGTCGTAGTCTGTTAGCGTCTGGTATAATTGCTTGAAATCTGTGTTGTTCACATGTTCAAATATCAGTGCTGGCGTCCTTGACACCGGATCTTTGACAACAGCTTGGAGTGTAATTATGTTGGTCCCACCTTTGAGGTTTTCTAAGATTTTAATCtccctttttattttcttcttttttacagGCTAGACATTAAAATCACATGAAAATTAGAGTTTTCGGCTAATTATAATTCGCTTACTAAAacataatttattctttttacctttaaaatttttacaacacatttttcattatttgtaatatttatggCTTCGAATACTTCACTATATTTTCCTCTGCCTAATTTTCTTACTAGTTGATAATCATCTTGTTGTCTATATAACAAAAAATTTGttacaattaaataaaatgagggaaatacacaaatatatatatacatacaaacaTAGATATGCACAAATATAGATACATTTATCTAAATACACACAGAATGTTTTATTGCACACTTACCCCCAGTCGACAACATAGGATTCATAGTCCCAGTAATCTCTGGATTTGTGTGAATTCACATCTGTGTAGACTCGCGCTCTACTGGGTAGTGCCATTTTTTCTGATATATCACTACTACTATTTATTTTGTGGATTGCTATTTTTTCACTGTTGTCtattgaaaaattacaaaagctAGTTAATTTATCTCTTCCACTCACCCAGTTATAAATGCGCGAGGACAAATATACACCTGAGTCATTAAAAAAAATcatattaaaattaaacatattttaaattaataagagaaatataaaaaattgatgataatatatgaatatatatgaaTGTGTAATAGTCTTTTGCTAAACACTAACTTATGTTTACATATGAACtgaatcaaatattaaaatattagtgtcaataatataatttataatatcaaTGATAATAGTATCTATTAAGGCAACTCAATATTGCACTTATATTCATGTATACATTGAAAAATTCATTAATACAATGCAATATTTAATCATAAATCTAAACATTCTCTTGATTCTTATATACTTTTTACTTAACTTGACACAACAATAAATGAGTAAAttctaatatttaaatacatctATACTACATTCGATGCAAATAAATTGACAATTATGTGTAtcaattaaaaatcaataataGTTGCAACGTAATTAAAATAACATAGTAAAGAAAATATAAGTATCTCATTGAGTTATAATTgaaacatttaatttaatttcttgtAATATAAATTCTGCAGAATACAGATAAATTCATTTATAAACTATCTAATAGTATCTTTATTAAAAACATCTATATGATATTTAACTGAGTGTAATTACAAAAAGGAGTTATATGGTTAGAAGAATCAAAACAACTTcactaaaaataattatatgatAGCAAGCAGACTAACCAAAGAAAAAACTGAATCCTGATATAAGAAACTAACAAAGTTTAAAACGTGTTCACCGATTACAACGAATGAACTGCATATTCCTTAGAAGTCTATTGATTGTGAGCTCACAGAACACTATCAATTCGTTTCTGTGATTTGAAGTTGTGATTTAGCAAAAGAGCAATTCTATATATACAAGCACAATTGGCATATAGGGAAAATTGGTATTTAAGTTAAAGATCAAAAATGTAGGTAAAAATTAATCTACTATCGCAACAGGGATTAGAACACGCACAAGCACAAGGCACGAACACACATGTACGAGATAAATCACACGCCATCGCAATCAGGAAATTAATGTTGACTTATTCTGGACTCACCTAATACATTCCGGACCCGAATCTTGATTAGTTTGACCGCAGCAGATCTCTAAATTCGTCGTGAAACCACGCAACCTGCTTAGGGAATACGTGAGGCCGCGCGAACGCGTGAAACTCAAAGATTTTTGCGGGCGGCCGGCTTCTCAAACGACCGAGGTCCAAGATGGCAGCCAACAATCCACCACAAACTTCAAATATATAGATTGAAAACTCCAACCTTCAACCGTCTCTTCAATCAAATcttattactactattacttAAATTATCGACTTAACCTTTAGAgatattattgttcttatattaTCGTTTACATCAATTAACTACATAGTTTTATATATACAGTATACGTGTTTGATATGTTTTATATAggcatataaaatttaatattaacttctcaatattttatacatatcatTCTCTTCACATAGTAATAAAATTCCATCCGCAATATGTACgtattaaaataagatattactaacaaataaattataaaaatattagtaCTTATATAAACCTTTTTGTATAACAAGGTTTTTATTTAATCGAGGAATgttcatttttattcaaaagaattgttaattttaattagaagGGAAACTCATGTACAtgtttagtaaaatattttagTATACTTCATACATATTGACCAATCAGAATTTATGGTGATATCTTCATTATCGCGTGTCTCAACGTGTGTCTTTAATAAATTAAACGtgaaaaagatattaaagattaatatataatgtaatataatataataaattatgctTACACACGGCAGATGATAGTTTGTTATAATAAACTACTAGCTATATttacgttaaatgttaaataaacataaaaataaaaaaacatctatatttcaaatttaacagggttattatttaaataatgtttACAACATTTTAAGCTAAACAGTATCCTTGATTTGTGTTAATGAATGTATAGGATGTAATAAAGATAAGTCATTTTTTATTGAAAACCATTGCTGTAAAAGTTGTTCTATATTCTTAGCATTATCCTATAAGAGAAAAaatttatgtaataaataaCCAGATGgaataataatatgaataacACTGCATATTTGATGTGCTATTGTCTAATTTACCTCATTCACATTCATATCAGTtatatgtaatttttttttaagattttcAGCATCTAAAATCCAAATATGTGCAGATTTATAAACAATCCATAAATTTGTACGTAATAATCCAACAACAACAACGTCAGTATTTTCACATGGAGGACTGCAATGtttatattaaatgttaaataataGTGTCATTAATGCATAACGATCTTCAATATTTACCTATCTAGAAAATTTTCAGTaactttttttaaatctatatccCAAGATACAGTAGTTCTCATGactaaattttcttttttctccatattcattgttttcattttttccaATGCTTTAAATAgtctatttttattcttattaatatttactatacatttttcttttgtttccactTTGCTTTTATTGTGCTCTGATTTCTCATCGTGTGCCAGGTCTCTATAGTATCCACGTTCTTCAGGTGATAACTTTTTCCAAAGATTAGTTATTTGATAGGCAATTTGAGGTGCTGTCATATTAGGATCTTTTTCTATCACTAAAAATAAGAATACAGATCTaatatgtatatttcgtatttaaaTTAAGTTGTGTATGTTAAATACTTTTACCTTCTGACCTggcatattttgaaaatttaagaAAACCTGCACATAAATTTGTATGTGGATTGATATTTGGTGACTCCTTTGGTTCTATACAATTGTAAGATTCTATATCCGTACCTCCCTGTAAAAATcactttttaatatatttcatgtgATTTCATGAATTGGATTTCTTATAAATCTTACCTTCAACCCAGATACGTGTCCTTTACTCCATTCTTTTAATGTAATTGACTTTTTcatattcaatttattttcagCATGCAAAATGtttgtttctgcattttttatcttattttctttcTCATCTGTATTTGTATTAGAAGAATCGAACAATACAAAATCCTCACCTAGATCTACTATAGGTAACTGACTGAATGTTTCAGATGATGGACTTAGTTCAAATGGTGGAGTATCTTCTGTGTTTTCTTTTGTATTACTATCActatacaaagtaaaaaatatattaaaaataattagattatattttttatcctatattataAATACTAACACTGAATTATGAGAAATATCGTTATTGGAATAAGTCAATGCAAAATTCTGTGATTCATTTGAATCTGATTCACTTAAATCTAGAGATGGTAATTGAACATTGAAGTCATCTACTTTTTTTCCACATTTTTCAGCACTTTCGTCATTACAAATTTgcatatttatagaaatttgcGGTTGTCCTTTATGTTCGAAATTATTAATCTCggtagaatttaaattatttattacattttcatcGGTATTTATATTCCTTTCAATAGGTTTATCAAAATTTCCTTCTAAGCGTAATTTTCGTTTTTTGCATGCAGGTTCCTCATTTTCAATATTGTTAATGTTTACTTTCTGTGTATAATCTTGATAATCAGTAAATGAACTTTCGCAATTATTTTCTGGTTGCATTTCTCTTTGTATTCCATAAAAATTTTCtagatatttttctattatattgATAACCATGTTCTGTGCACATAATATAcatcatataaatttttaaaaaagtatACAATTAACCATTTTTGCAAATATAACTACCTGATCCTTAAAAAGGAGAGAAGTTTTATTTGGTTCTAGATTAACATCTATGTTTGctgcatttattaaaatatatacaagaAATATTGGTTTTTTCCTTGATGACGATTCTTGTCCTAATGcttcgaaaattattttaatcacTACCTGGAAATAACTCTTAAATTCTTTGAAACTGCATCATCTAATTAAAAGAAAGGCTAAGTAAGGTATATACCTTTTCTAATTCTTTATATTTAATTGGTCtatcatttacaaaaatatattgtCCTCCGGATTGTAACACTTCAGTTGCTTGTGTCATCTTTGAAGGAaccattattttaattttaatctaaAACATATACTTTCATATATTAAAGTATGAAATATAgtattaaatacataaaattttgtatataattacaTCTGTATCTGTAATATCTATCCAATTCATACAGCATGTTATTTTTTTACCAAGAGTATATGTAACTGCTTCTTCGAGATTACTTATACTAGGTTTTgcaaatattatgttattatttactttataatttattcgTACATTAAATTTGCATATTCCATAACTTTTTATTAAGGACTCCAAAGTTCTAATATCTTGAGtaactttttttaaatttgttattatttgccTTCTCACTGGCAtttgtttaaataattgtttaacttGTACAGTTGTTCCTAAACAGagatatataaatgtatatttaaaaaatttgaagcaAAATATTTGAAGTTGTCTTGCTACCTGTAGATCTGTGGCAATGTTCTGAATTTATGATATGACCATTATGATCTATAGTATAAGATATAGCTGCTTCATCTTGTTCTGTTTTTGATATGATTGTAAGATCCGATACTGCACTCAATGCATATAAGGCCTCACCTCTGAATCCATATGTTTCTAAAGATTCTACAAATAATAGTAtgattataaatgcaaaatcaTATTATGCATTGCTATGTAAATGTTTTCTTTGTAATATAACTACATACCTAAATCGGAGAAACTAGACAATTTTGATGTGTAAGATGATAAAGCCATGTAAGGAGCATCTACTTTTGAAATACCACATCCATCGTCCTTTACTTCTATTAATGTACATCCATTATCTAtctaacatttttaaaaatatgaactttatataaaaatttttaagtACTTTGAAGTAATTATTAAAGAACAAAATGTGCTCAGAATAAGAAAATTAATGTAGTACCAagttaatttcaatatttttagcACCAGCATCAAAcgcattttctattaattctttTACAGCAGTAGATATCGAAGTTATAACTTGAGTGGTAGTTATTAGTTTCACTGTGTCTTTGTCTAAAGCTGAGATGATCATTTTGAACGTCAGATTTATCGAACATCCATTAAGGCATTAACATTTCTTTATACATCAAATTTATATCTTGTGCATTTTGTACATCACATAATGTATCCACTCATAAATTAATGAGATCAACGCGCGAATATCtgttttaaaatttgtttacaaatGAAATGGAAAAGATAGATCGTATACGACTTTAGAAATGAAGAACGCGATTATAACGACATTCAGTGGACCGCATTTTCAAGCGCGGgaatttataaatatgaaaCCCATAAGTgtcatattttaaaaatacgtaATTGACGACGGACCTAATTTAATAGTTAAAATTTAAAAGATGGGAGAAGAACAATTTAGAGATAACccaaaataacaattttatttcaaaatattatttcgaaATATAAATCATATAAAGTCATACACCGATATAATACAGCGTCGTATTTGGATAACAAAATAATCAAACACTTTATTTATACTTCTCCAGCAATTTGTCCACGAATTTAATGTACCCTTCTTTCGCATCGTTCTGCGACATACCTTCCTTCGATTTCCATGCGTCCCATTTTGCTTTTCCCTTTAAATCCAGCATACCAGGTCTCGCTATACAGAATAATGgaatgatataaataaaataattgcatAAAATTTTATACGAAGTAAGACAAGCATAATCCATATACTtcttatataatatgtattaaaCATGTATGTAATAACTCACTGGTATTTATATTTCCCACTGTTGCTTGTTTAAACAACGCGTACAATTCTAAAAATTCTTCGTCAGTAGGACGTTTGGTAAGAGCTTTTACAGCTTCTGTTGCTTGCTCGAATTTCTACAAAATCACATATACAACTATGTACTATCTAGTCATATTAGTTATTGCAGATGCTCGTAACTATATTTTccttaatatttaaatttcgtaTTTACTTTTATAGCACAAGACATTACTGAATAATGGAAGACAAATTATGACGTTGCACAAAATTTCACCTTTGAATCATTACGTTATCTAGTAGGAAAATAtcgttagaaaataaatttcttgtgAGTGAAATtggtaatatattatttacgtaAATCATAGTTCCTCGTTTTCTTCCTACTGAGCAATCTTAAGCACTAACTATTTATCACAAATGACAACAACAattattataacaaatttttctttctgCTTTTTACAATTATACAATCCGATCTTGTATCAATACATAGTGATTTATTTACCGAATATAGTCACATAAATGAAACCGAACGCGCCGAAAAGTATTGAATCGATAAAATCGTAATTACCTGATCAAGAGACATCCTTTTTAGCAGTTAATGGTAGCTTTCGGTTAAGTACTGCCAGTGACCAATGGATCTACCTATGCATGGATTAAATATTGCTTCTGGAGTCCCCACCTTTTTACCAACTATGCTACATAACTGGCAATGACAAAAAGAGGTACATGTAAGATTTAAAAAAACTTAGTACGTACATACATCTACGAATAATAATCAATCCATGTCGATGTTTTTAAGCcgatttatatatttcatatataatttACTACCAATAGTTTACAAATTGTTGGCTTCgtaaatttttatcgatactaCCGAAGGTGCGATATTTTAGTGCACCTTTAGCTCTAAATTTTCGAATTATgtctataataattaaaaacgaatttatatataaattaggATGGTTGCTCGCTGATCTACTTTTGAGAAACAATGTCATGATACGCATGATTTGGTCCGGTCCAGCGATGGGAGACCAAGTCAACGAAAACCGCCTGGAAA
Proteins encoded in this window:
- the CkIIalpha gene encoding casein kinase II subunit alpha isoform X2, with protein sequence MALPSRARVYTDVNSHKSRDYWDYESYVVDWGQQDDYQLVRKLGRGKYSEVFEAINITNNEKCVVKILKPVKKKKIKREIKILENLKGGTNIITLQAVVKDPVSRTPALIFEHVNNTDFKQLYQTLTDYDIRYYLYELLKALDYCHSMGIMHRDVKPHNVMIDHENRKLRLIDWGLAEFYHPGQEYNVRVASRYFKGPELLVDYQMYDYSLDMWSLGCMLASMIFRKEPFFHGHDNYDQLVRIAKVLGTEELFEYLEKYHIELDPRFNDILGRHSRKRWERFMHSENQHLVSHESLDFLDKLLRYDHYERLTAREAMEHPYFYPIVKDQGRLNMVSSSPTPITGSLPVGE
- the LOC117166686 gene encoding PMS1 protein homolog 1 isoform X1 produces the protein MIISALDKDTVKLITTTQVITSISTAVKELIENAFDAGAKNIEINLIDNGCTLIEVKDDGCGISKVDAPYMALSSYTSKLSSFSDLESLETYGFRGEALYALSAVSDLTIISKTEQDEAAISYTIDHNGHIINSEHCHRSTGTTVQVKQLFKQMPVRRQIITNLKKVTQDIRTLESLIKSYGICKFNVRINYKVNNNIIFAKPSISNLEEAVTYTLGKKITCCMNWIDITDTDIKIKIMVPSKMTQATEVLQSGGQYIFVNDRPIKYKELEKVVIKIIFEALGQESSSRKKPIFLVYILINAANIDVNLEPNKTSLLFKDQNMVINIIEKYLENFYGIQREMQPENNCESSFTDYQDYTQKVNINNIENEEPACKKRKLRLEGNFDKPIERNINTDENVINNLNSTEINNFEHKGQPQISINMQICNDESAEKCGKKVDDFNVQLPSLDLSESDSNESQNFALTYSNNDISHNSVDSNTKENTEDTPPFELSPSSETFSQLPIVDLGEDFVLFDSSNTNTDEKENKIKNAETNILHAENKLNMKKSITLKEWSKGHVSGLKGGTDIESYNCIEPKESPNINPHTNLCAGFLKFSKYARSEVIEKDPNMTAPQIAYQITNLWKKLSPEERGYYRDLAHDEKSEHNKSKVETKEKCIVNINKNKNRLFKALEKMKTMNMEKKENLVMRTTVSWDIDLKKVTENFLDSPPCENTDVVVVGLLRTNLWIVYKSAHIWILDAENLKKKLHITDMNVNEDNAKNIEQLLQQWFSIKNDLSLLHPIHSLTQIKDTV
- the LOC117166686 gene encoding PMS1 protein homolog 1 isoform X2; its protein translation is MIISALDKDTVKLITTTQVITSISTAVKELIENAFDAGAKNIEINLIDNGCTLIEVKDDGCGISKVDAPYMALSSYTSKLSSFSDLESLETYGFRGEALYALSAVSDLTIISKTEQDEAAISYTIDHNGHIINSEHCHRSTGTTVQVKQLFKQMPVRRQIITNLKKVTQDIRTLESLIKSYGICKFNIKIKIMVPSKMTQATEVLQSGGQYIFVNDRPIKYKELEKVVIKIIFEALGQESSSRKKPIFLVYILINAANIDVNLEPNKTSLLFKDQNMVINIIEKYLENFYGIQREMQPENNCESSFTDYQDYTQKVNINNIENEEPACKKRKLRLEGNFDKPIERNINTDENVINNLNSTEINNFEHKGQPQISINMQICNDESAEKCGKKVDDFNVQLPSLDLSESDSNESQNFALTYSNNDISHNSVDSNTKENTEDTPPFELSPSSETFSQLPIVDLGEDFVLFDSSNTNTDEKENKIKNAETNILHAENKLNMKKSITLKEWSKGHVSGLKGGTDIESYNCIEPKESPNINPHTNLCAGFLKFSKYARSEVIEKDPNMTAPQIAYQITNLWKKLSPEERGYYRDLAHDEKSEHNKSKVETKEKCIVNINKNKNRLFKALEKMKTMNMEKKENLVMRTTVSWDIDLKKVTENFLDSPPCENTDVVVVGLLRTNLWIVYKSAHIWILDAENLKKKLHITDMNVNEDNAKNIEQLLQQWFSIKNDLSLLHPIHSLTQIKDTV
- the LOC117166599 gene encoding acyl-CoA-binding protein homolog, coding for MSLDQKFEQATEAVKALTKRPTDEEFLELYALFKQATVGNINTTRPGMLDLKGKAKWDAWKSKEGMSQNDAKEGYIKFVDKLLEKYK
- the CkIIalpha gene encoding casein kinase II subunit alpha isoform X1; this encodes MALPSRARVYTDVNSHKSRDYWDYESYVVDWGQQDDYQLVRKLGRGKYSEVFEAINITNNEKCVVKILKPVKKKKIKREIKILENLKGGTNIITLQAVVKDPVSRTPALIFEHVNNTDFKQLYQTLTDYDIRYYLYELLKALDYCHSMGIMHRDVKPHNVMIDHENRKLRLIDWGLAEFYHPGQEYNVRVASRYFKGPELLVDYQMYDYSLDMWSLGCMLASMIFRKEPFFHGHDNYDQLVRIAKVLGTEELFEYLEKYHIELDPRFNDILGRHSRKRWERFMHSENQHLVSHESLDFLDKLLRYDHYERLTAREAMEHPYFYPIVKDQGRLNMVSSSPTPITGSLPVGIDTSREGLNPIPKRDCEQRTGSWNKPTEKCGRTSWKWDSENDEVFITSVSSITHGLRLLVSYKLKPFIPPKLAKLRRRKVFCMMADHSLCKWQLYVDVVYKVLHFRHSLFFILGIT
- the LOC117166686 gene encoding PMS1 protein homolog 1 isoform X3; protein product: MALSSYTSKLSSFSDLESLETYGFRGEALYALSAVSDLTIISKTEQDEAAISYTIDHNGHIINSEHCHRSTGTTVQVKQLFKQMPVRRQIITNLKKVTQDIRTLESLIKSYGICKFNVRINYKVNNNIIFAKPSISNLEEAVTYTLGKKITCCMNWIDITDTDIKIKIMVPSKMTQATEVLQSGGQYIFVNDRPIKYKELEKVVIKIIFEALGQESSSRKKPIFLVYILINAANIDVNLEPNKTSLLFKDQNMVINIIEKYLENFYGIQREMQPENNCESSFTDYQDYTQKVNINNIENEEPACKKRKLRLEGNFDKPIERNINTDENVINNLNSTEINNFEHKGQPQISINMQICNDESAEKCGKKVDDFNVQLPSLDLSESDSNESQNFALTYSNNDISHNSVDSNTKENTEDTPPFELSPSSETFSQLPIVDLGEDFVLFDSSNTNTDEKENKIKNAETNILHAENKLNMKKSITLKEWSKGHVSGLKGGTDIESYNCIEPKESPNINPHTNLCAGFLKFSKYARSEVIEKDPNMTAPQIAYQITNLWKKLSPEERGYYRDLAHDEKSEHNKSKVETKEKCIVNINKNKNRLFKALEKMKTMNMEKKENLVMRTTVSWDIDLKKVTENFLDSPPCENTDVVVVGLLRTNLWIVYKSAHIWILDAENLKKKLHITDMNVNEDNAKNIEQLLQQWFSIKNDLSLLHPIHSLTQIKDTV